GGTAAGCCTTCGTTTTACCACCCAGGAGTATACCCTGATCGAGAAAAGATGGAAGGCAGGCACATGCAGAAAGCTCAGTGATTACATCAGGAAGCATCTCTTTAATAAACCCATTACCACCAACTACCGTAATGTATCTCTTGATGATTTTATGCATGAAATGATCAGGCTCCGCACAGAGCTCAACTCGCTTGGAAATAACTTCAATCAGTCAGTAAAAA
The Flavobacterium flavigenum genome window above contains:
- a CDS encoding plasmid mobilization protein; this encodes MEKENSNRTRRVSLRFTTQEYTLIEKRWKAGTCRKLSDYIRKHLFNKPITTNYRNVSLDDFMHEMIRLRTELNSLGNNFNQSVKKLHTLNQIPEFKAWILTAGIEQKVLLDKVEEIKKNLLKISEKWLQ